The Apium graveolens cultivar Ventura chromosome 6, ASM990537v1, whole genome shotgun sequence genome contains a region encoding:
- the LOC141666330 gene encoding uncharacterized protein LOC141666330 — MADTQNTELELDPSQNSSSPFHLHPSDNPGMKLVSMKFDGNGFADWKQSMLISLSAKNKTGFVDGSITKPVTAGSTLRAWERCNSMMISWMLGVLDQNIARSVLYFKTVREIWLNLEERYGTASGTMLFSLQQSLFEIRQGSENISGYYTKMKMLWHQLDSLDPLPICGCTNCTCEINKKLVKSQEDRRLMEFLMKLNEGFEIIRGNILLMSPLPSISQAYRLLL, encoded by the coding sequence ATGGCAGATACACAAAATACTGAATTAGAGTTAGATCCTTCTCAAAATTCTAGTTCTCCTTTTCATCTTCATCCTTCGGATAATCCTGGTATGAAGCTTGTTTCCATGAAGTTTGATGGAAATGGATTTGCTGATTGGAAACAATCAATGTTGATTAGTTTATCTGCTAAGAACAAAACAGGCTTTGTTGATGGTTCTATAACAAAACCTGTTACTGCTGGTTCCACTTTGAGAGCATGGGAAAGATGCAATTCTATGATGATATCTTGGATGTTAGGAGTCTTAGATCAGAATATTGCTAGGAGTGTACTGTATTTTAAGACAGTAAGAGAAATATGGTTGAATTTAGAAGAGAGATATGGGACAGCTTCAGGAACAATGTTGTTCTCATTGCAACAATCTTTGTTTGAAATTAGGCAAGGTTCTGAGAACATATCAGGATACTATACTAAAATGAAGATGCTCTGGCATCAGTTAGATTCTCTGGATCCTCTACCAATATGTGGATGTACAAATTGTACATGTGAGATCAACAAGAAGTTGGTGAAATCTCAAGAGGACAGGAGACTAATGGAATTTCTGATGAAACTGAATGAAGGGTTTGAAATTATAAGAGGAAACATTCTACTTATGAGTCCATTACCTTCAATTTCTCAAGCTTACAGGTTACTCTTATAG